The genomic window ggatctactaCAAAAATGGTCGCCACAGATCTTCAAAATGATAGGggaatgctgctgtttttgaggaccttctgcaaaaatgtttgtcaaataTCATGTCCAAATCCTCCAAACAGTAGGAacattgtgctgtttttgaggatctactgcaaaaatggtcGCCACAGATCCTCAAAATGATAGGagaattctgctgtttttgaggaccttctgcaaaaatgtttgtcaaataTCATGTCCAAATCCTCCAAACAATAGgaacattctgctgtttttgaggaccttctgcaaaaatgtttgtcaaataTCATGTCCAAATCCTCCAAACAATAGgaacattctgctgtttttgaggatctgcTGCAAAGATGACCTTCAAAGATCCTTAAAATGACAgaattctgcaaaaaaaaattgtcaaagatcctcaaaatgatAGGAGCTTTCTgcagtttttgaggacctagtcaaagatcatttaaTGACAGGAGCGCGCTGTTGTTTGTAATGACCTATGACAAGAACGCtagacaaagatcctctcttTGACAGGTGCGGTTTGCTGTTTTGACGAAACGGCTGTAAATGCAGCATTCAAAGATGCCGTATATGACAAGAGcatcctgctgtttttaggtcATGTGACGGTTTTAGTTGAATAGCCCTCACCATGCTAGCGGATGAGTGTACCGAGTTGAAaggttgtgtttattttctctgcGAGAATGCTCCCGATCGTTCATAAGCTGTCTTTGTGCATTCTGCCACTAACCAACATGTCCTGGCTGAAGAGATCGTCACCGTTTCTGAGACTGTTTCAAGCCACATCTTTGTATGCATGTCGTCGTCCATTATGATCATGTGGCCACGGACAACACTTTGTCATGGTACAAAATGTATGTCAACGTTTCTGTAgagcatcttttttttcccatggcgTCTATTAGCATATGCAgaataacaaataaatgtatatataactCAACCTTTCTGTGTATTCTCCattttactgtactatattgtCCAAAATTGATAATTGATTGAGTGACACATTTTATTTGCGTACAATTTACCGTAATACATTGCCAAACAACCAGTAGTTCAGTGTAAGATGGTGCAGTTACCCTCCCAGACTGCGGAGGGCGCTCTTATGTTTGTActcaatatatatgtatatgaacGCAGCTGTTGGTCGCGGCAATTCAAACAAGGAAAAGCCAACATGGACGCACAAGTTCGAAACAGAAAGCGTGCATTAATGACTGAGGACGACGAATGCTTCAACCAGGCCTCCCTTGTCGCGTCAAAGTGGATTCTGGACTACCTTTTTGTCAATGTATGTCGTCGTTTTAAGGCGGGAAACTATGAAGCATTCAAAGACGCCGTTTCTACCTACCAGTGTAAGTTTCCGTCCGCTCAATAAAGTTGATACAAGTTTACCCGCGCGTTTAGCTCATTTTTGTGCGTTTCATTCCTCAGCCGTTTCTCAGCAAGCCTCGCTGAAAGGAGGTAAATCGAAGGAGAAAACGAATATATGTGCTTTCCTCCACAGAGTCATGCACGGGAAGAGGACAGGTAAGCTAAAACATCACGTTTGTCGCTTTTTCATTGTGTTTCATCGCTTTGTGTTCGGATATAGACACTCATTTTGAGGAGGACGACAAGTTGATGCCTCTCATGTCTGCGTACAAAGTGTGGTTTCAACTCAAAGAGACTGTGGGAGATGACAATTTATTTGGGACCGTCACCGTTCTCTTGATGATTCAGGTATGGTACATCCGGGCACTTTGTGGTGTGGGCAAACAATCACAGTATTCAATTATGTTACATCCGGGCACTTTGACTGGTGTAAACATATTCAGATATTTTTACATCCGGGCACTTTGTCGTGTGCGCTAACTCACATTATTCAAGTATGTTACATCCGGGCACTTTGACTGGTGTAAACATATTCAGATATATTTACATCCGGGTACTGACGTGTTGTACGCTAACAATCACATTATTCAAGTATGTTACATCCGGGCACTTTGACAGGTGTAAACATAATTCAGATATTTTTACATCCGGGCACTTTGTGGTGTGCGCTAACTCACATTATTCAAGTATGTTACATCCGGGCACTTTGACTGGTGTAAACATATTCAGATATTTTTACATCCGGGCACTTTGTCGTGTGCGCTAACTCACATTATTCAAGTATGTTACATCCGGGCACTTTGACAGGTGTAAACATATTCAGATATTTTTACATCCGGGTACTTTGTGGTGTGCGCTAACTCACATTATTCAAGTATGTTACATCCGGGCACTTTGACTGGTGTAAACTTATTCAGATATTTTTACATCCGGGAACTGACGTGATGTGCGCTAACAATCACATTATTCAGGTATCGTACATCCGGGCACTTTTACGGGTGTAAAACAATGACATTATTCAAGTATGTTACATCCGGGCACTTTGACTGGTGTAAACATATTCAGATATATTTACATCCGGGTACTGACGTGTTGTACGCTAACAATCACATTATTCAAGTATGTTACATCCGGGCACTTTGACAGGTGTAAACATAATTCAGATATTTTTACATCCGGGCACTTTGTGGTGTGCGCTAACTCACATTATTCAAGTATGTTACATCCGGGCACTTTGACTGGTGTAAACATATTCAGATATTTTTACATCCGGGCACTTTGTCGTGTGCGCTAACTCACATTATTCAAGTATGTTACATCCGGGCACTTTGACAGGTGTAAACATATTCAGATATTTTTACATCCGGGTACTTTGTGGTGTGCGCTAACTCACATTATTCAAGTATGTTACATCCGGGCACTTTGACTGGTGTAAACTTATTCAGATATTTTTACATCCGGGAACTGACGTGATGTGCGCTAACAATCACATTATTCAGGTATCGTACATCCGGGCACTTTTACGGGTGTAAAACAATGACATTATTCAGATATGTTACATCCGGGCACTGTCATGTCCAAAAACACGACATCGCCGCCATATTGtgatttggttttttttccaattacttTTTATATTACACAAGTTTTAAAGTATTTAAATGTAGTCAGAAGAAAGTCACTAGTTACTTTTTAAGGAGTGGGTCTCCTGCTTACAACAGAAAGCACATATAAACGTCTCAGTATAGGTGTTGTTTAATGGTtgattttaattattcattGGGGCTTGTTAAAGTTGTGTTGAAATCCTAATTCAAATACTGCGGCTTTACTAAATTGGTCTTTTCACAGACTGTAGTCATGTGCTTGGAAAAAGGTGATAAAACATCAGCCTCCTTCGCCCTCAAGTGGTTTCAAGAGCATGCCAGCATCAACAAGGTggccattttatttattgtcctGCGTTCATTGAAATAGAATAGTAAGTTTCATCTTCCTACACACAGACAGTGCGAGAAAAGCTTTCCACCATAGTGGCCGAGACGGACACCTACAACCTGTTCCTCACCGGTTTCACCTTCAGCAGACTACTGGAGATGGTGCGGTCATATTTGGACACCTACCTGGCCCAGAATCCATCAGACTATCTTGTTAAGGTACGGGAACTCGACAGCGCCTCCGATGGTtggggtaggttccagcataccgctgcagtatagaaaatggatggttcttttttttcttcatgatgAATTAACAATCACTTAATTGACTATTTGGCCTCACAATGTTTTGGAAGGGCACACGACCACACCCAGCATGGCCGCCCTCGGGGTGCGtgtcaaaataatgtttttacatAATTGAGAAGGACCTTGAAGGCCGTTTTAATGGCGTGCCTCATTGGTTTAGCCTCATTTGGCACGACTTCAACACCCTTTTGATGTAAAAGTTAATTGTGTTGGAAAGGTATGAGGGAAGATCATTTATACCATCATTCAGGAAGCCATAAAGACGGTCCAGAGTGTGGATGCTAAGGACGCCATGGCAACAGAGGACACATCTCGCCCAGAGAAGGTCGACGACTCGCAGAAGGAGGAGACAAAGTAGGAAATAAGTGTTTTATGTGACCGGTGTAGTTGTTGATGTATTGCACTGTCCCAGCAGAACAAAACACAATCTTCAGCCCGCCTTGAAGAACGCGTACATCTGTCTTCCGAGTACATCAGCGCAAGGTAGTACATTTCACTCAAGTCTGAACTTGAATGAGGGTAAACATTTTGCTCACAGGGTTGCTGGAAAGAAACACCAGGACCACCAGCAAGGAAAAACCCAATGTCGACGCTCCAGAGGACGAGCCGCTCCCACAGACAGATGATACCCGGTATGAATAATGACACTCTTATCAGGCAGGAACGGGCTGAAGGACAGTATTTGTACACTGTTTTACATTTAatgtccactagatggcgtGCGCTTtcaattgtttgtttgtttttttccccagcagGTCTAAACGTAAACTTCTGTCCACAAAAGCAGACGTGTGGGAAGGACAAGGTGAGAGTAAAATGTGCACCAGACCAGCGACTTTAAAAGGTAGACGTTGCATCTCGTTGTCCTGTTTGGTTGTCGTCTAAAGCGTCTTTTATTTCTCCGATTCCAGACAGCACAAATACTTCAGTTCTCAAAAAAAGGAAGACACATACGGTGAGTTTGGAAGGCGGCCCCATAACCTGCATTTACAAATACACTGCTCTATTTTGGTAtttattctttttgtttttttttaagaaatggaCCTATGAATTGGACAAGAAACTCAAAGATGGCGTCAAGCGTCACGGCGTGGGTAAGTGGTCTCGAATTCTGTTGGATGACGACTTCGAGGGCCGCACCGGCACCATGCTGAAAGACAGATGGAGGATCCTGGTGAAGGATAATAAAGTCGACTGAAGACGTTTTGAACGCAGTACGTATTCGGGGTATGAGGCACCCTCCTGTTTTTGGGACGTACCTTAGTGTTAACGTCatggttgggtttttttttttttttttacacactccAAACCTTAAAGTACCTGGACAATAAATATCCAATTAATAATGTTCAGGAAAGTAAGAATTTGAACATAACAGtgttatatattgtatgtatatatttgttaccatttattttgttataaaaGGCTTAACATGTAAAgacaaatatttgttattagtaCCGACAGCTTTTTATACGTACTTTTTGCAGTTTGCAACAGTGTGCAACAGACCCATAAATATACTTTTGAATTTGTTACTTGGAAAAAAATTGAGTCCGAATACTTATTGCTGTATAAAGTTTAATTTTGTCAATCATACATTTTCCATACAGGGGAGCCTATAGTGACCCTAACATGCTAGTTTAGAGAAGAGCCAGAAAGTAAGAAACATTAGCTTAGACATCATTGCATCATCTTTCCTCACCTTTCTGCAAGAGAACAAATATGTGCAgcggtccaaaaaaaaaaaaaaagcagatacATTCACATTCTTACATCATTCGCTAAAAATGGCACTTTGTTGATGATTTGGCCTCTCAGGGGTAAAAAATGACCACAGCCAGCATGGCCGCCCTTGGGGTGCATGTGACTCTTTTTCATTTAGCTGTCAAAAGACCGTTTTTACCTAATtgagggacttttttttttttttagtggcgtTGCCGCATTTGGCACGGCTTCAacatctttaatgtacaaagTTTGGAGACATTATGTAAGTATGTGACATCATTAGCTCATCCCTTCTACTCTGTTGTATTGCTGTAATAGGCTTACTCACCACCAGAGGGCGTGTGATTGTATATATTCCATATTTTGTTTGAGTGAATAAAAAGTGAAAAGCAGCTGAATCCTTTACAAATATGATAATATCAGTACGGTGTATAAGCTGCACTGCTGTAATGTTCTTACCCAATGAGAGTAGAGAAGTGCTTGTTGATCAAATGAAGACGAAACTGTGCTGCGGCGGGCAGTTGCAGCGTTGCGTTTTCCGGATCCTCCTCCACGTGCCGCTGCATCGAGGGTTCCCCACCGCCTGCCAGCGCAGCACCGCCTCGCTGCAACACAAAAGTGTGACACGTGTTTAACTGgaccgcgcacacacacacacacaccgcacaATGTTGATCTTCCCTACCTGTCCGTTTCCTGCCCGTCTCCTTGGCAACCGCCGCTGCTGTTGCTCAGGGCGGGCGGATTGCACGCCACACACACCGTAAAGCCTTCTGTAAAGTAGCGCATCCAGTATGTGTGGGGCCTGTTCTCCACTGTGCAGTGGGGGGAGCGCGACTCCAGGGAGAATTCCACACAGAAACTGCCAGAAGACACAAAGTTGTTTATATGCACATCCAGCATGGGCGGTGTAATTCTTAGTTTCAACACTGGGTGGTGCTGTTGTGACAAGTCAATACTTTAGACACAGCTTTTACCCCTGCAGGGGCTCCATTACAAATCAGTGTAATATCTTAGTAATTGATTTAAGAAAGTTAATATGGAAACCAACCCAGGATGAAGAGGACGTCCATAGTTGTCATGCTTGGGCCTCCCTTTGCCAAACTCCATGCTGGTGATGAATGCAGGacctaataattataataataatggaagaGTCCatcagtacagtacatatagaCACTAGTAGCTTGTGCTTACCCGAGCTGATTCCACATGCGTGACCTTGGTGGTCTCTGTAGTCCATGCAGCCGGCCTTTTCCTCCAGGGCGGGGCAGGGCTCTCCATTGTTGCTGGGCCGCTCCTCCACGTGACGGATTCTGAGCCGTAAGGAAGGCCGGCACGCCTCGGCACAGCCGCTCCAGAAGCTCCAAGGGCTCACTGTGCAGGCCTGAGCTGGAGGGGGAGGAGAGTAAATACTGTGTTACTACAAAATGGTAATGCTGAGGACAATGTATCATAACAATCCTCATGCTACGAAAATAATGTTTAGAATGGTCCTATATAgtcataaaagtgaaaaaagaagTTAAGTGATGATTTGAGCTGCTAGACCCTGAGTTGTTGTCCCAGTAGTGTTCATTCCCAGCTCAGTGGTTATACTGGTACCCTCCACAGCGTCTCATGGCTGAACCTGGACTCGGGTCCCCTTTTGGGTGCTTTGCCTCGCCTGAAAAGCCGAGTGTGCTTTCCATGGATGACGTAAGCAGATTTAACATTCTCTTAAACTGATTGACTTAATGGCATTCTTCAAATATTTGCAATGAATTGAAACGCTCATTCTCAGCCTTGTCATGGTCATGTGATGCGGCAGGtgatggcgtgtgtgtgtgtttgtttgcgttCACCTGGGCAGAGCGTGAAGTAGTCCAAGCAGCAGTCTTTGGTCCCGGCGCAGCCCTCGTCGCAGTAGCACGTCCCGTAGCCGCGGTCCATCCTCCAGTCCGTGGAGGTGCACCTCATGTCTCtggtgccgccgccgccgcagcaTTTGCCCAAACAGCCTCCGGAGATCACGTGATTGGTTCCCAGGCTgcaaagcagcagcagcgagtAGGCAAACTCCACAGTGGAAGCCATCGTGAAGCTTAATCACCACCACGGGAAGGAGGTCCCGCAGCCCCTCCGGACCTCAAATTCCTCCATGGCACCTTAGATCACACTCCCAGGTCTTCTCCTGCCGCACCTcttggagtgtgtgtgttgtgtgtgtgtgtgtgtgtgttgcctcaAAAGGAGACAATACAGCCACAGAAAAGGGAGGAGTGTGTTTTTCTTCCCTCCTCCCTGCTTGGTGGGCCCGCTTGGCTTCCTTGCATCACGCCCGCATGTTTCACAATCACTGTGACCCCCGATGGCACTTTGGGCCACCACAGGCCACTCAAAGTcctggaagaaaggaaggaatgtGAGCATTAGGATGTTCTCCGGTAGAACCGTGTGCTAGGATTGCTTTTGTAGGAAGTCTCCAAAGAGACAGACTCGGGTAATCTCGCATGCACCTCTTATCATTACGACTGCTGATATGACATGAACTATCATGTCATGCAAACCCGCAgacaataaacataataaaagttgTGCGCACAGAGGGGGGTTCCCTTTGAATGTCGGTCAAGCGACAATAACAGCCTTCATCTTTGCCGCCATCTTGTGAGGCGCGTGTGAATGACCGGAATACTTTTGTCCGTAAGTGTCAGGTGCACATCAAAGAGTGTTGTTCATGTGACCTCACCGTGCACCGCGCCTTACATGGAGATCTCGCCGTGTGCTCGTCCACACGGATGTATCCGTGGAGGAGGGGTCCATCAGCGCACCTGGGGCGTGGCGATGCATCGTAGACACAAATGGGACGTTGGTTGGATTTAAGCGCTTTGCGTCCTGGTTGTCGAGGCGACGGCTGGTAGGGAATCCCCGCCTCCATCTCATCTATATGAGGAATGTAAACTGTGGCTGTCGCCATGGGTGACACCTGACCCCTGTTGCCATGGGTTACAGAGATTTGTTGACAAACATGcggggagtttttccttgcctctgtcgccAAAGTGCTTGGGTTGGtttcctttaataataataataataataaatgtatgtgtctgtagctttaatgctaatcaGCCTTATCTGTAATTGGCAGTCCATTTGTCGTATACTTTTGtataaacaaacatgcaaatttaatgaaatgta from Doryrhamphus excisus isolate RoL2022-K1 chromosome 21, RoL_Dexc_1.0, whole genome shotgun sequence includes these protein-coding regions:
- the terf1 gene encoding telomeric repeat-binding factor 1 isoform X1, giving the protein MDAQVRNRKRALMTEDDECFNQASLVASKWILDYLFVNVCRRFKAGNYEAFKDAVSTYQSVSQQASLKGGKSKEKTNICAFLHRVMHGKRTDTHFEEDDKLMPLMSAYKVWFQLKETVGDDNLFGTVTVLLMIQTVVMCLEKGDKTSASFALKWFQEHASINKTVREKLSTIVAETDTYNLFLTGFTFSRLLEMVRSYLDTYLAQNPSDYLVKEAIKTVQSVDAKDAMATEDTSRPEKVDDSQKEETNRTKHNLQPALKNAYICLPSTSAQGLLERNTRTTSKEKPNVDAPEDEPLPQTDDTRRSKRKLLSTKADVWEGQGESKMCTRPATLKDSTNTSVLKKRKTHTKWTYELDKKLKDGVKRHGVGKWSRILLDDDFEGRTGTMLKDRWRILVKDNKVD
- the terf1 gene encoding telomeric repeat-binding factor 1 isoform X5, which encodes MDAQVRNRKRALMTEDDECFNQASLVASKWILDYLFVNVCRRFKAGNYEAFKDAVSTYQSVSQQASLKGGKSKEKTNICAFLHRVMHGKRTDTHFEEDDKLMPLMSAYKVWFQLKETVGDDNLFGTVTVLLMIQTVVMCLEKGDKTSASFALKWFQEHASINKTVREKLSTIVAETDTYNLFLTGFTFSRLLEMVRSYLDTYLAQNPSDYLVKEAIKTVQSVDAKDAMATEDTSRPEKVDDSQKEETNRTKHNLQPALKNAYICLPSTSAQGLLERNTRTTSKEKPNVDAPEDEPLPQTDDTRSKRKLLSTKADVWEGQDSTNTSVLKKRKTHTKWTYELDKKLKDGVKRHGVGKWSRILLDDDFEGRTGTMLKDRWRILVKDNKVD
- the terf1 gene encoding telomeric repeat-binding factor 1 isoform X3, whose product is MDAQVRNRKRALMTEDDECFNQASLVASKWILDYLFVNVCRRFKAGNYEAFKDAVSTYQSVSQQASLKGGKSKEKTNICAFLHRVMHGKRTDTHFEEDDKLMPLMSAYKVWFQLKETVGDDNLFGTVTVLLMIQTVVMCLEKGDKTSASFALKWFQEHASINKTVREKLSTIVAETDTYNLFLTGFTFSRLLEMVRSYLDTYLAQNPSDYLVKEAIKTVQSVDAKDAMATEDTSRPEKVDDSQKEETNRTKHNLQPALKNAYICLPSTSAQGLLERNTRTTSKEKPNVDAPEDEPLPQTDDTRSKRKLLSTKADVWEGQGESKMCTRPATLKDSTNTSVLKKRKTHTKWTYELDKKLKDGVKRHGVGKWSRILLDDDFEGRTGTMLKDRWRILVKDNKVD
- the terf1 gene encoding telomeric repeat-binding factor 1 isoform X2, with product MDAQVRNRKRALMTEDDECFNQASLVASKWILDYLFVNVCRRFKAGNYEAFKDAVSTYQSVSQQASLKGGKSKEKTNICAFLHRVMHGKRTDTHFEEDDKLMPLMSAYKVWFQLKETVGDDNLFGTVTVLLMIQTVVMCLEKGDKTSASFALKWFQEHASINKTVREKLSTIVAETDTYNLFLTGFTFSRLLEMVRSYLDTYLAQNPSDYLVKEAIKTVQSVDAKDAMATEDTSRPEKVDDSQKEETKTKHNLQPALKNAYICLPSTSAQGLLERNTRTTSKEKPNVDAPEDEPLPQTDDTRRSKRKLLSTKADVWEGQGESKMCTRPATLKDSTNTSVLKKRKTHTKWTYELDKKLKDGVKRHGVGKWSRILLDDDFEGRTGTMLKDRWRILVKDNKVD
- the terf1 gene encoding telomeric repeat-binding factor 1 isoform X4, with protein sequence MDAQVRNRKRALMTEDDECFNQASLVASKWILDYLFVNVCRRFKAGNYEAFKDAVSTYQSVSQQASLKGGKSKEKTNICAFLHRVMHGKRTDTHFEEDDKLMPLMSAYKVWFQLKETVGDDNLFGTVTVLLMIQTVVMCLEKGDKTSASFALKWFQEHASINKTVREKLSTIVAETDTYNLFLTGFTFSRLLEMVRSYLDTYLAQNPSDYLVKEAIKTVQSVDAKDAMATEDTSRPEKVDDSQKEETNRTKHNLQPALKNAYICLPSTSAQGLLERNTRTTSKEKPNVDAPEDEPLPQTDDTRRSKRKLLSTKADVWEGQDSTNTSVLKKRKTHTKWTYELDKKLKDGVKRHGVGKWSRILLDDDFEGRTGTMLKDRWRILVKDNKVD
- the LOC131108826 gene encoding somatomedin-B and thrombospondin type-1 domain-containing protein; the encoded protein is MASTVEFAYSLLLLCSLGTNHVISGGCLGKCCGGGGTRDMRCTSTDWRMDRGYGTCYCDEGCAGTKDCCLDYFTLCPAQACTVSPWSFWSGCAEACRPSLRLRIRHVEERPSNNGEPCPALEEKAGCMDYRDHQGHACGISSGPAFITSMEFGKGRPKHDNYGRPLHPGFCVEFSLESRSPHCTVENRPHTYWMRYFTEGFTVCVACNPPALSNSSGGCQGDGQETDSEAVLRWQAVGNPRCSGTWRRIRKTQRCNCPPQHSFVFI